The Xylocopa sonorina isolate GNS202 chromosome 17, iyXylSono1_principal, whole genome shotgun sequence DNA segment acacacacacgcatacATATGTTAAATAATATctatattacattcattgcaggTGTTAGTGGTATAAAAAAATCACGTTAATTATTTCTGCATCTAGCATGAAGAAAGgagaataataaatatatgcgtcatttaatatatatattttttacattaaTTATTGCTATATGGAACTACATTTCTACAATCTTATCTGTGTGCCATGTGttcattttatattatatacatgTTAGCTCTTGCGAAACGTTACAAGTATTATAGAAACTGTTTATTAACATTTTTAGAAACACCCGAACCTTTGTAActgtatattaaatataataaaaaaaatatttaaaagaaattAGAAGTAGATCAGCATGCGAAGAACACTAATACAGTGTTCCATGGTGAAGTTACGTTTAATTTAATATACAAATTACATAAATATTACGTAGACACTTGAACATATATCAGAGTACAGATACAGTATGCTATTATATAATTCCAAAGTGTTCTACATATTATGCGTTAGCAATATGTacaagaatatatatatacacactacTTTGTCACGCCAACAAATTTTGTGTGCCGCCCATGGGCAACAATATCTTTCCCCTCATTTTTTGTGATGTCCACAGCAAGAAAAGCTAGCGTTCTTCCAGTTTTTACAGTTCTAGCATCAATCATCAGCAGATCACCAGGAACAGCAGGTTTCAGGAAGCTGTAAATTAATTACTATGACATATATTGTAATTAATTACAAATGAAAACACGCGTAGAAAGTTATACTTACCTGACGTGTAAGTCTACTGAAACCCCTCCTTGATTGTTAAGAGACATTAGAGCATACGAAGAGATACAATCGATAAGGGTACTTGTGAAACCCCCATGAAGAGTACCACCTATG contains these protein-coding regions:
- the LOC143431215 gene encoding acyl-coenzyme A thioesterase 13, which encodes MCKTKLITSVLNTIAKGPNFGQCLQKVQIVSAGNGNCKAQLVVDKEHLNIGGTLHGGFTSTLIDCISSYALMSLNNQGGVSVDLHVSFLKPAVPGDLLMIDARTVKTGRTLAFLAVDITKNEGKDIVAHGRHTKFVGVTK